Proteins from a genomic interval of Halomonas alkaliantarctica:
- a CDS encoding MFS transporter: protein MRSLAMLKPVKSILYSVALLLLGNGLLNTLLTLRGTGEGFSSAMLGMIMSGYFVGFICGTWVSGRLIRRMGHIRTFGFCASICASVALLHLVFINPWVWLPLRVIYGLSFITLITVIESWLNSQAASHERGRIFAVYMVVNLGALATAQQLLRLSSPQGFLLFVVIAILISWALLPITLTRRVQPKIPERPKSSLRALLGFAPLAVASAALSGLAMGAFWSMTPVYATQLGFDIGGVGLVMSVAIIGGALLQIPIGRFSDKHDRPSVMTWVVLLAALIAAGMPFAPSHEVLLGLYFIWGGLAFSLYPLAVAQLIDQLHPDEIVSGSADMLVMHGAGCAVAPIAAGSLMTAVGSHGLPIYIACVFTLLGIYAIYRRRHVTALITHTAHFEPMVQSSAGALEMIFDDTQRDLFDDPSFYEDDERERLASLFKPSNS, encoded by the coding sequence ATGCGTTCATTGGCAATGCTCAAACCGGTTAAATCGATCCTATACAGCGTGGCGTTACTGCTGCTCGGCAACGGCTTGCTGAATACGCTGCTAACCCTGCGTGGCACGGGGGAGGGATTCTCCAGCGCGATGCTGGGGATGATTATGTCCGGCTACTTTGTCGGCTTTATCTGCGGCACCTGGGTGAGCGGGCGCTTAATTCGGCGCATGGGGCACATTCGTACCTTTGGCTTCTGTGCCTCTATTTGTGCATCGGTGGCGCTTTTACACCTGGTGTTTATCAACCCCTGGGTATGGCTACCGTTACGGGTGATCTATGGGCTTTCGTTTATCACCCTGATTACCGTAATTGAGAGCTGGCTAAACAGCCAAGCTGCCAGCCATGAGCGGGGGCGAATTTTTGCCGTCTACATGGTGGTCAACTTGGGTGCTCTGGCCACGGCTCAGCAGCTACTGCGGCTCTCATCACCGCAAGGCTTTTTACTCTTTGTCGTCATCGCCATTCTGATCAGTTGGGCTCTTTTGCCTATCACGTTGACCCGTCGCGTTCAGCCTAAAATCCCCGAGCGGCCCAAAAGTAGCCTGCGGGCGTTGCTGGGCTTTGCGCCGCTAGCGGTGGCCTCCGCCGCGTTATCGGGGCTGGCGATGGGCGCATTTTGGTCAATGACCCCGGTCTACGCCACGCAGCTGGGGTTTGATATTGGCGGGGTCGGGCTGGTGATGAGTGTAGCGATTATTGGCGGTGCGCTGCTGCAGATACCCATTGGGCGCTTCTCCGATAAACACGACCGCCCTAGTGTGATGACCTGGGTAGTGTTATTAGCAGCGCTGATCGCCGCGGGCATGCCCTTTGCGCCTAGTCATGAAGTGCTGCTGGGGTTGTATTTTATCTGGGGCGGTTTGGCGTTTTCACTCTATCCGCTGGCGGTGGCGCAATTGATCGACCAGCTTCACCCGGATGAAATTGTCTCCGGCTCAGCGGATATGTTGGTAATGCACGGTGCGGGCTGTGCCGTCGCACCGATTGCAGCGGGGTCGCTGATGACGGCTGTGGGTAGTCACGGCTTGCCGATCTATATTGCCTGCGTATTTACCCTGCTGGGGATTTACGCCATTTATCGTCGCCGCCATGTAACGGCCTTGATTACTCATACGGCTCACTTCGAACCGATGGTACAAAGTAGTGCAGGGGCATTAGAAATGATCTTCGATGATACCCAGCGCGACCTATTCGATGACCCAAGCTTCTATGAAGATGATGAGCGCGAGCGTTTGGCGAGCCTTTTCAAACCATCAAATAGTTAA
- a CDS encoding ABC transporter substrate-binding protein — MLKAHTHRKHVFMRVLLLTLTTLLPLLAAANMPSSPPEPPRIVTLYQGATDSAVALGLTPIGVVDSWLEKPMYRYLRDALDSVEHVGLETQPNLEKIAWLNPDLVIASDFRHARIAPLLEDIATTVSAPTVFNFKTTLTMVASATGREAQANELLQQWNDRVADFRQQIAARLGSEWPQKVAVVRFKSDHVRIYTSGFAGSILNELGFEQPDTLQSQRWGMKLSSTENIPVLDADVIFILLEPDDPAIADNYQHWASHPLWQQLSAVQTGRVFEVEPVSWMMGGGILAANAMLDDLYSHFGLLQPEAAQHQACLPRSSGHGEPISC, encoded by the coding sequence ATGTTAAAAGCACACACTCATCGCAAGCATGTTTTTATGAGGGTGTTGCTGTTAACGCTGACGACGCTACTGCCCCTACTGGCAGCCGCTAACATGCCGAGCAGCCCTCCGGAACCGCCACGCATTGTGACGCTTTACCAAGGGGCTACCGACAGCGCCGTAGCCCTCGGATTGACGCCTATTGGCGTGGTCGATTCATGGCTGGAAAAGCCCATGTACCGCTACCTGCGCGATGCGCTTGATAGCGTCGAGCATGTGGGACTGGAAACCCAACCCAACCTGGAAAAGATTGCCTGGCTGAATCCTGACTTGGTCATTGCCAGCGACTTTCGCCATGCGCGGATAGCGCCGCTACTCGAAGATATCGCCACTACGGTATCAGCGCCTACGGTGTTTAACTTCAAAACCACACTCACGATGGTGGCTAGTGCCACTGGCCGCGAAGCGCAGGCGAATGAGCTGCTTCAGCAATGGAATGATCGTGTCGCCGACTTTCGTCAGCAGATTGCCGCCAGGCTAGGCAGCGAGTGGCCGCAAAAAGTGGCCGTGGTACGGTTTAAAAGCGACCACGTACGCATCTATACCAGCGGCTTTGCAGGCTCGATTTTAAATGAGCTGGGCTTTGAGCAACCGGATACACTGCAAAGCCAGCGTTGGGGCATGAAACTTTCCAGTACTGAAAACATCCCGGTGCTAGATGCCGATGTTATCTTTATTCTGCTTGAGCCGGATGACCCCGCCATTGCAGATAATTACCAGCACTGGGCTTCCCACCCTCTCTGGCAACAGCTGTCAGCGGTACAAACCGGGCGCGTATTTGAAGTTGAGCCGGTCAGTTGGATGATGGGTGGTGGAATCTTAGCGGCCAACGCCATGCTGGATGATCTGTATAGCCACTTTGGGCTGTTGCAACCCGAAGCGGCACAGCATCAGGCTTGCCTGCCTCGCTCCTCTGGGCACGGGGAGCCTATTTCATGCTAA
- a CDS encoding AzlD domain-containing protein produces MSSALWLAVAVSAFGTLLMRVVPFLWMQRRLNSESGLNNMPQWLGILGPLMIAAVLGVSIVPVNPSAISWIATAIGLSITLLVWSRVRSLGWPVAAGVAVFGMVEVAAFIW; encoded by the coding sequence ATGAGCAGTGCACTTTGGTTAGCGGTAGCGGTTTCTGCGTTTGGCACGTTGCTGATGCGGGTAGTGCCGTTTTTATGGATGCAGCGCCGCCTCAACAGTGAAAGCGGCCTTAATAACATGCCCCAGTGGCTGGGTATTCTCGGCCCGCTGATGATTGCCGCCGTGCTGGGGGTGTCCATTGTGCCGGTTAACCCAAGCGCTATTTCCTGGATTGCCACCGCCATCGGGCTTTCCATCACGCTGCTGGTGTGGTCGCGGGTACGCTCACTTGGCTGGCCGGTCGCGGCCGGCGTCGCGGTATTTGGGATGGTGGAGGTAGCGGCCTTCATTTGGTAA
- a CDS encoding helix-turn-helix domain-containing protein encodes MDKLSLNTLGQHLQALRLERGWSLSQLASEAGIAKSNLCRLEQGNGNPTLDTIWRLAVQLNVPFGTLVAPIGVPLGEDGVQVRLIDQGKDSPQVDAYWVRCAPHTMRHAEAHTPGTRESLTLISGWLEAGPEGATTQLTPGDTLTFPADQPHLYRTHAAEATLMMTITYGAEGQTP; translated from the coding sequence ATGGATAAGCTTTCACTCAACACCCTGGGCCAACACCTTCAAGCCCTTCGACTAGAACGGGGCTGGTCACTGTCGCAGCTGGCCAGTGAGGCGGGAATTGCCAAGTCCAACCTGTGTCGCCTGGAGCAAGGCAACGGCAATCCGACCCTGGATACCATTTGGCGGTTGGCGGTGCAGCTCAACGTGCCTTTCGGCACCCTGGTGGCGCCAATCGGCGTGCCGCTGGGCGAAGATGGCGTTCAAGTACGTTTGATTGATCAAGGCAAGGATTCCCCCCAGGTAGACGCCTACTGGGTGCGCTGCGCACCACATACAATGCGTCATGCTGAAGCCCATACACCCGGCACTCGTGAATCGCTTACGCTGATCAGCGGCTGGCTGGAAGCAGGGCCAGAGGGCGCCACCACGCAACTCACGCCCGGGGACACCTTGACCTTCCCCGCCGACCAGCCACACCTTTATCGCACCCATGCAGCGGAGGCCACTTTGATGATGACCATCACCTACGGTGCAGAAGGCCAAACACCATGA
- a CDS encoding AzlC family ABC transporter permease has protein sequence MSQAARHSPVHSALQGVREAIPLLGGYIPVSLSFGLVATQAGFSTLEATAISALIYAGASQFLFVGMIATGAPLWLVVAMTLLINVRHVVYGPNLAALLPRSRHWPWLMHGLTDQVFALALTRLPQLPEVKRFSWFVGASLLAWGAWIIGTAVGATAGEAFTARWPLLGEIMPFALPALFLTMVAPRFTDKRWAAAMGCTILAALCLTLLGWSNVAIPLAAACGALCFYSMQFYSVKFATCRRRES, from the coding sequence ATGAGCCAAGCTGCCAGACACTCTCCAGTCCATAGCGCTCTTCAGGGCGTGCGAGAGGCCATTCCACTACTCGGTGGCTACATTCCGGTGTCGCTGTCATTTGGCTTAGTGGCTACTCAGGCAGGCTTTAGCACCCTGGAAGCCACGGCTATTTCAGCGCTGATTTACGCCGGAGCCTCGCAGTTTCTGTTTGTCGGTATGATCGCCACCGGTGCACCGCTGTGGCTGGTGGTGGCGATGACGCTGCTGATTAACGTTCGCCATGTGGTATATGGGCCTAACTTGGCGGCGTTACTGCCGCGCAGCCGCCACTGGCCCTGGCTAATGCATGGTCTTACCGATCAGGTATTCGCCCTTGCCTTAACCCGGCTGCCGCAACTGCCTGAGGTAAAGCGTTTTAGCTGGTTTGTTGGTGCATCGCTACTGGCCTGGGGCGCCTGGATCATTGGCACCGCGGTGGGCGCTACCGCGGGTGAGGCATTTACCGCCCGCTGGCCGCTGCTGGGTGAGATTATGCCCTTCGCCCTGCCCGCGCTGTTTTTGACCATGGTGGCGCCGCGCTTTACCGACAAGCGTTGGGCAGCCGCCATGGGCTGCACCATTCTAGCGGCGCTGTGTTTAACGCTGCTCGGCTGGAGCAACGTGGCGATTCCCCTAGCTGCCGCTTGCGGCGCGCTGTGCTTTTATTCCATGCAGTTCTATTCGGTGAAATTCGCAACCTGCAGGAGGCGTGAATCATGA
- a CDS encoding FecCD family ABC transporter permease, whose product MLNSAAAKSIGLLLGALVALAAFFASVMLGTTEIALSSLYGSFAHYDPTDIAHIILLTERLPRAVIAALVGASLAIAGALMQTMTRNPLASPGILGINAGAMFFVVVAVSLLPLHTPAHYVWAALLGALIAAILVVVLSRGRHGELSPLRVVLAGVAVTAMFVSFSQGLLVIDQQSFESVLYWLAGSVSGRDLSLVAPLLPLFGGALLLCALLIRHANALLLGDDMVTGLGMQATTIKLLLGLIVIVLAGSSVALAGMIGFVGLIVPHMARGIFGIDHRWLLPACALLGACLLLLADLGSRFLMPPQEIPVGVMTALIGTPFFIYLARRKMAGQ is encoded by the coding sequence ATGCTAAACAGTGCTGCCGCAAAAAGTATCGGCCTGCTGCTTGGCGCGCTGGTGGCGCTAGCCGCCTTTTTCGCTAGCGTGATGTTAGGCACGACTGAAATCGCCCTCTCCTCGCTGTACGGTTCGTTCGCCCACTACGACCCTACCGACATCGCCCACATCATTCTTTTAACTGAGCGCTTACCCCGTGCGGTGATTGCCGCCCTAGTGGGCGCCAGCTTAGCGATTGCCGGCGCACTGATGCAGACCATGACGCGTAACCCGCTGGCGTCGCCGGGCATTCTGGGCATCAACGCAGGCGCGATGTTTTTTGTGGTAGTGGCAGTTTCGCTATTGCCGCTGCACACACCCGCTCACTACGTTTGGGCCGCGCTATTGGGGGCACTCATTGCCGCCATACTGGTGGTGGTGCTTAGCCGCGGCCGCCACGGTGAGCTCTCCCCTCTGCGGGTCGTGCTAGCAGGCGTTGCGGTAACGGCGATGTTTGTGTCGTTCAGCCAAGGACTCTTGGTGATTGATCAGCAAAGTTTTGAAAGCGTGCTCTACTGGCTAGCAGGCTCAGTGTCGGGACGTGATCTTTCATTGGTCGCACCCTTACTACCTCTCTTTGGCGGAGCACTGCTGCTCTGCGCCCTGCTGATCCGCCACGCCAATGCACTGTTGCTGGGCGATGACATGGTCACCGGGCTCGGCATGCAGGCCACCACCATCAAGCTGCTACTTGGTTTAATTGTGATTGTGCTAGCGGGTAGCTCCGTGGCGCTGGCGGGCATGATCGGCTTTGTGGGACTGATTGTGCCCCATATGGCGCGAGGAATATTTGGCATCGACCATCGCTGGCTGCTGCCCGCCTGCGCCCTGCTAGGTGCCTGTTTGCTGCTGCTGGCCGATCTAGGCTCGCGCTTTTTAATGCCACCTCAGGAAATACCGGTCGGCGTGATGACGGCGCTGATCGGCACGCCCTTCTTTATCTATCTGGCGCGACGCAAGATGGCTGGCCAATGA